A window from Pseudochaenichthys georgianus unplaced genomic scaffold, fPseGeo1.2 scaffold_1364_arrow_ctg1, whole genome shotgun sequence encodes these proteins:
- the litafd gene encoding lITAF domain-containing protein: MSQLKSVWTLHQQQLTHISTIDGNTQPSTMSTIGKTLPPYSIPVEGQAKGDVTVYHVHTPFTPPTHEQQNASNFQTVDSGGGGMGVDDKKSKYVSYEGGLGTDPGMTTCTSCQQQVMTNVTYKAGTYAWLMCLLLICCGLFCLCCLIPFFLKDFKDAYHTCPRCNRVLHVEKKKCCK; the protein is encoded by the exons ATGTCACAGCTAAAATCTGTCTGGACTCTACATCAGCAGCAGCTCACACACATCTCTACTATTGACGGCAACACACAGCCAAG cacaatgaGTACAATTGGGAAGACTCTTCCTCCCTACAGCATACCAG TTGAAGGGCAGGCTAAGGGTGACGTGACGGTTTACCATGTTCATACTCCGTTCACCCCTCCTACACACGAACAGCAGAATGCCTCTAATTTCCAAACAG TGGACAGCGGTGGAGGAGGGATGGGGGTTGACGATAAAAAAAGTAAGTATGTGAGCTATGAGGGGGGGCTGGGTACTGACCCCGGCATGACGACCTGCACCTCCTGCCAGCAGCAGGTCATGACCAACGTCACCTACAAAGCAGGGACGTACGCCTGGCTCATGTGCTTACTCCTAATCTGCTGCGG gttGTTCTGCCTCTGCTGCCTGATTCCTTTCTTCTTGAAGGACTTCAAGGATGCGTACCACACCTGCCCTCGCTGCAACAGAGTGCTGCACGTTGAAAAGAAAAAGTGCTGTAAATAA